One segment of Arvicanthis niloticus isolate mArvNil1 chromosome 5, mArvNil1.pat.X, whole genome shotgun sequence DNA contains the following:
- the Gpx7 gene encoding glutathione peroxidase 7, translating into MVAAVTTAWLLLWAAACAQSGQDFYDFKAVNIRGKLVSLEKYRGSVSLVVNVASECGFTDQNYRALQQLQRDLGPHHFNVLAFPCNQFGQQEPDSNREIENFARRTYSVSFPMFSKIAVTGTGAHPAFKYLTQTSGKEPNWNFWKYLVAPDGKVVGAWDPTVPVEEIKPHITEQVKNLILRKREDL; encoded by the exons ATGGTTGCGGCTGTGACGACGGCGTGGCTACTCCTGTGGGCCGCGGCCTGCGCGCAATCCGGGCAGGACTTCTACGACTTCAAGGCGGTCAACATCCGGGGCAAGCTGGTGTCGCTGGAGAAGTACCGTGGCTCG GTTTCCCTGGTGGTGAACGTAGCTAGTGAATGTGGCTTCACAGACCAGAACTACCGAGCCTTGCAGCAGCTGCAGCGGGACCTGGGCCCCCACCATTTTAATGTGCTTGCCTTCCCTTGCAACCAGTTTGGCCAACAGGAACCAGACTCCAACAGGGAGATTGAGAACTTTGCTCGCCGCACCTACAGTGTCTCTTTCCCCATGTTTAGCAAGATCGCAGTCACTGGCACTGGCGCCCACCCTGCCTTCAAATACCTAACCC agacTTCTGGGAAGGAGCCCAACTGGAACTTCTGGAAGTATCTAGTGGCCCCAGATGGAAAGGTGGTGGGGGCGTGGGATCCCACTGTGCCAGTGGAGGAGATCAAGCCCCATATTACAGAGCAGGTGAAGAATCTCATCCTTCGGAAACGAGAAGACTTGTGA